One region of Baekduia soli genomic DNA includes:
- a CDS encoding ATP-binding protein has protein sequence MAQIDDFLREAASGRPVHFSLFGAQGDGKSSLLNVVVEMARARGLLSVKLALSEALVQTGLDFYKAVYDAALQALIDMGHLVADGELMRAWTLQTCLGEPPSKPDVQPLELGMLAAAGLHGRMVGEVPTQLIQRDLKRFLSLGPVPLQGLVLCLDSAHWLGDNRDLAPSLLQLADATPLLTIVTAAEASGDLQEAAPRAWAQIEVKPFTQPVQVLDAVAKPLESADETLVVEPPTPLTAADILQLTGGGPYEVNLVCHFIWEAIRHGEQDSFELSPAVIERVAAELEEKGRHQASPEIATLSGLPATELRTLVLLAPFEELTTHQIALVRLLLRDFGDSDLTDAEDAIGQELSALQERGLVQIEQDRFKLTGGRDARVYLRYAAKRVSPSSELRFGRDYPRTVASRCATALAGAVLGESYEGARLFRRGRPREIGQSAAGRLLESLGRAADEGDLVGLGTVLGGWVGPAEMQKHSGCGFWLMGLTMQVGVHEVEHVELVAGPDGGDPSELQAAGQNWLEENRELLAKYGAQDAELRCHQISWELLASALSYWLLAAMSQVAFFLYRAGSNELAEDVLTAVLHQCEPLIGAEPLDPLLRTQVANVLSRRGFMAATRGDWQAASELLEQSATMALTEGWLLDYNRAYVCAMRGQIADAIRLIESAVERLEPDSGLVVLHAFMPTPDEWIPPDPLWNVVEVQGAWVGRFLELQRCVIRARSSEDSRAALESAVRTLSPSAPMALIRLAGWATLTSRAAQRGERPVRARSPGGSLRRSRGPPVGG, from the coding sequence TTGGCTCAGATCGACGACTTCCTCCGAGAGGCGGCGTCTGGTCGGCCAGTCCATTTCTCGCTGTTCGGAGCTCAAGGGGACGGGAAGTCGAGCCTGCTGAACGTGGTCGTGGAGATGGCGCGGGCCAGGGGCCTTCTGTCAGTGAAGCTCGCGCTAAGCGAGGCACTTGTCCAGACCGGCCTTGACTTCTACAAGGCGGTCTACGACGCGGCACTCCAAGCGCTAATCGATATGGGGCACTTGGTGGCGGACGGTGAGTTGATGCGCGCGTGGACGCTACAGACTTGTCTCGGTGAGCCGCCCTCGAAGCCGGACGTTCAGCCGCTCGAGCTGGGCATGTTGGCGGCGGCGGGGCTCCATGGTCGCATGGTTGGCGAGGTCCCGACTCAGCTAATTCAGAGGGACCTCAAGCGGTTCCTATCGCTAGGGCCGGTTCCCCTCCAAGGGCTCGTGCTGTGTCTAGACAGCGCACACTGGTTGGGCGACAACCGGGACCTAGCTCCGAGTCTGCTGCAACTCGCCGATGCGACGCCGCTGCTCACGATTGTGACCGCCGCTGAAGCGTCGGGAGACCTTCAGGAGGCTGCTCCGCGCGCGTGGGCACAGATCGAGGTAAAGCCGTTCACTCAGCCCGTTCAGGTCCTGGATGCGGTTGCGAAGCCCCTTGAATCAGCTGACGAGACACTCGTTGTAGAGCCGCCTACGCCCCTGACTGCAGCTGACATCTTGCAGTTGACTGGAGGCGGGCCATATGAGGTCAATCTTGTATGCCACTTCATCTGGGAAGCGATCCGACACGGCGAGCAAGACTCTTTCGAACTGTCGCCCGCCGTAATCGAACGAGTTGCTGCAGAGCTGGAGGAGAAGGGCAGGCACCAGGCCAGCCCGGAGATCGCCACCCTGAGCGGCCTTCCGGCCACAGAGCTGCGCACCTTGGTTCTGCTAGCGCCGTTCGAGGAGCTGACAACGCATCAGATTGCGTTAGTCCGACTCCTGCTCCGCGACTTCGGCGATAGCGATCTCACGGACGCTGAGGACGCGATTGGCCAAGAGCTATCGGCGCTGCAGGAGCGAGGGCTCGTGCAGATCGAGCAGGACCGATTCAAGCTGACGGGAGGACGCGACGCGCGGGTGTATCTGCGTTACGCGGCTAAGCGCGTATCGCCCTCGTCGGAGCTCCGCTTCGGTCGGGACTATCCCCGAACGGTGGCATCGCGCTGCGCTACTGCTCTCGCAGGCGCCGTGCTCGGTGAATCCTATGAGGGCGCCCGCTTGTTCCGTCGAGGGCGGCCTCGTGAGATCGGCCAGAGCGCGGCAGGGCGGTTGCTGGAGTCGCTCGGTAGAGCAGCAGACGAAGGCGATCTCGTCGGACTCGGGACTGTGCTCGGTGGGTGGGTGGGACCCGCCGAGATGCAGAAGCACTCTGGCTGTGGATTCTGGCTGATGGGTCTCACCATGCAGGTGGGGGTGCACGAGGTCGAGCACGTGGAACTCGTTGCCGGCCCAGACGGCGGGGACCCCTCCGAGCTCCAAGCGGCTGGTCAAAACTGGCTCGAGGAGAATCGGGAGCTCCTCGCCAAGTACGGGGCTCAGGACGCCGAGCTTCGTTGCCACCAGATCAGTTGGGAACTGTTGGCCTCGGCCCTTTCCTACTGGCTCCTCGCAGCGATGTCCCAGGTTGCCTTCTTCTTGTATCGGGCTGGGTCAAATGAACTGGCCGAAGACGTCTTGACGGCTGTGCTCCATCAGTGTGAGCCACTGATCGGCGCAGAACCTCTTGACCCCCTGCTTCGGACCCAGGTCGCGAACGTCCTCAGCCGGCGGGGCTTCATGGCCGCAACGCGCGGCGATTGGCAGGCGGCCTCAGAGCTGCTCGAACAGAGCGCCACCATGGCGCTGACTGAGGGCTGGCTACTCGACTACAACCGCGCTTACGTATGCGCAATGCGCGGGCAGATCGCCGACGCCATTCGTCTTATCGAGTCGGCGGTGGAGCGGCTGGAACCCGATTCTGGTCTCGTTGTCCTGCACGCCTTCATGCCGACGCCCGACGAGTGGATACCCCCCGACCCGCTCTGGAACGTCGTCGAGGTCCAAGGCGCCTGGGTCGGTCGGTTCCTGGAACTGCAACGATGCGTGATTCGAGCGCGGTCGTCCGAGGACTCTCGCGCGGCGCTGGAGTCGGCGGTGCGCACATTGAGCCCGTCGGCACCGATGGCGCTCATTCGGCTTGCTGGCTGGGCAACCCTCACTTCTCGCGCAGCCCAGCGAGGCGAGAGACCTGTTCGGGCGCGCTCTCCTGGCGGCTCCCTACGACGGAGCCGCGGTCCCCCAGTCGGAGGCTGA
- a CDS encoding tyrosine-type recombinase/integrase: protein MASAPKRAPEGVEIRHQRSCAQHAGRRCDCFPSVRAHVYDAGSKRLVRKSFNEPRHRRMPLRDRLLEAGGWRADATKLVRSGRLRARDERTVEALLQRFLEGAERGVILTSRRRPYSPSTLHRMRQAAEYRLVPAFGTKYPSDLTTPGLRRFVETLLGEGLSPSSIANTIKPLSAMYRWAIGIGEATANPCAELGLPSGGRRRERIATPEEAGRLLSLLREDEVALWALAFYAGLRRSEAIGLAVDAIEFDRRRLTIRRSYHVESATINEQRGKSDAAWRTLPMVGSLHTILREHLVRSGRREGFLFGPSPEAPWAGQWGPVLRRAYQRWDKAGEQRIGFHECRHTYASWIIAAAARSGEYVDIKELSALMGHSTIQQTMDLYGHLMPDHLDRHERFLSTFLDDFGTAAS from the coding sequence ATGGCGAGCGCTCCCAAGCGCGCCCCTGAGGGCGTGGAGATCCGGCACCAGCGCTCCTGCGCGCAGCACGCCGGCCGCCGCTGCGACTGTTTCCCCAGCGTCCGCGCGCACGTCTACGACGCCGGTTCCAAGCGGCTGGTCCGCAAGTCGTTCAACGAGCCGCGTCACCGCCGGATGCCGCTCAGGGATCGGCTGCTGGAGGCTGGCGGCTGGCGAGCGGATGCGACGAAGCTCGTGCGCAGCGGCAGGCTCCGGGCACGCGATGAGCGGACCGTCGAGGCCCTGCTGCAGCGGTTCCTCGAGGGCGCCGAGCGCGGCGTCATCCTCACGAGCCGGCGCCGTCCCTACTCGCCCTCGACGCTGCATCGCATGCGACAGGCCGCCGAGTACCGCCTGGTGCCGGCCTTCGGCACGAAGTACCCCAGCGACCTGACCACGCCGGGCCTGCGCCGCTTCGTCGAGACGCTGCTGGGCGAAGGCCTCTCCCCCTCGTCGATCGCCAACACGATCAAGCCGCTGTCGGCGATGTACCGCTGGGCGATCGGCATCGGCGAGGCCACGGCCAACCCCTGCGCCGAGCTCGGCCTGCCCTCCGGCGGACGCCGGCGGGAGCGCATCGCCACGCCCGAGGAGGCCGGGCGGCTGCTCAGCCTGCTGCGCGAGGACGAGGTCGCCCTGTGGGCGCTGGCCTTCTACGCCGGGCTGCGCCGCAGCGAGGCGATCGGGCTCGCGGTCGACGCGATCGAGTTCGACCGCCGCCGGCTGACGATCCGGCGCAGCTACCACGTCGAGTCCGCGACGATCAACGAGCAGCGCGGCAAGTCCGACGCCGCCTGGCGCACGCTGCCGATGGTCGGCTCGCTGCACACGATCCTCCGCGAGCACCTGGTCCGCAGCGGCCGCCGCGAGGGATTCCTCTTCGGCCCGTCGCCCGAGGCTCCATGGGCGGGACAGTGGGGTCCGGTGCTCCGTCGTGCCTACCAGCGCTGGGACAAGGCCGGCGAGCAGCGCATCGGCTTTCACGAGTGCCGTCACACGTATGCCTCGTGGATCATCGCGGCCGCCGCGCGCTCGGGCGAGTACGTCGACATCAAGGAGCTGTCGGCGCTGATGGGCCATTCGACAATCCAGCAGACCATGGACTTGTACGGCCATCTCATGCCCGACCACCTGGACCGCCACGAGCGCTTCCTGAGCACGTTCCTGGACGACTTCGGCACGGCAGCGAGCTAG
- a CDS encoding glycosyltransferase, which produces MPAHDAEAFVEEALRSALDQDYPADRLDVVVVDDGSTDATAAILARVAADHPGRVHLVSQDNRGLVGAVNAAAGHATGELLALLDADDVWPPDKVRRQVEVLQRRPEVGLVYTDMQVVDAAGRVLDASWLEGPPPPEGREIGRLLEQNWVTASSVMLRGSLRDELFPIPDGMPWADWYLGARTAQISQLAYLPEPRTSYRFHGNNMSLGSQGAVRVRELRKSLWLQRWFLRRLGTPETTPADLERAWDAFTTLASEALSEAGTPFLRLVEVTDEEREQARAMGLEARALLSAGDVHAALGAAVRAAATDPGGDEARAALLAVRSTLPDGAGQQPLRGTRPFVVCVAADEVVRDPALLAGCVEHLGDLDHVTLAVDASTADPQEAAQRIGELARAQGIEDDDTVDVVLVTGPLDELGRARLQHGTAARAGARGAEDGTPAYGADELTALRALALAARAQ; this is translated from the coding sequence ATGCCCGCCCATGACGCCGAGGCGTTCGTCGAGGAGGCGCTGCGCAGCGCGCTGGACCAGGACTACCCGGCCGACCGGCTCGACGTCGTGGTCGTCGACGACGGCTCCACCGACGCCACGGCGGCGATCCTCGCGCGTGTCGCCGCCGATCACCCCGGCCGCGTCCACCTCGTCTCCCAGGACAACCGCGGCCTGGTCGGCGCCGTCAACGCGGCCGCCGGGCACGCGACCGGCGAGCTGCTGGCCCTCCTGGACGCCGACGACGTCTGGCCGCCCGACAAGGTGCGCCGCCAGGTCGAGGTGCTGCAACGCCGCCCCGAGGTCGGCCTCGTCTACACCGACATGCAGGTCGTCGACGCCGCCGGGCGCGTGCTCGACGCCTCCTGGCTCGAGGGCCCGCCGCCCCCCGAGGGCCGCGAGATCGGGCGCCTGCTCGAGCAGAACTGGGTCACGGCCTCCTCGGTGATGCTGCGCGGCAGCCTGCGCGATGAGCTCTTCCCCATCCCCGACGGGATGCCCTGGGCCGACTGGTACCTGGGCGCGCGCACGGCCCAGATCTCGCAGCTGGCCTACCTGCCCGAGCCCAGGACGTCCTACCGCTTCCACGGCAACAACATGTCCTTGGGGTCGCAGGGCGCGGTGCGCGTGCGCGAGTTGCGCAAGTCGCTGTGGCTGCAGCGCTGGTTCCTGCGCCGGCTGGGCACGCCCGAGACGACGCCCGCCGACCTCGAGCGCGCCTGGGACGCCTTCACGACGCTGGCCTCCGAGGCCCTCTCGGAGGCCGGCACGCCGTTCCTGCGGCTCGTCGAGGTCACCGACGAGGAACGCGAGCAGGCACGGGCGATGGGGCTTGAGGCCCGGGCGCTGCTGTCCGCCGGCGACGTCCATGCCGCGCTGGGGGCCGCGGTGCGCGCCGCGGCGACCGACCCGGGCGGCGACGAGGCCCGGGCCGCGCTGCTGGCCGTGCGCAGCACGCTGCCCGACGGCGCCGGCCAGCAGCCGCTGCGCGGGACGCGGCCGTTCGTCGTGTGCGTCGCGGCCGACGAGGTCGTGCGCGATCCGGCGCTGCTGGCCGGCTGCGTGGAGCACCTGGGCGACCTCGACCACGTGACGCTGGCCGTCGACGCGTCGACGGCCGACCCGCAGGAGGCGGCCCAGCGCATCGGCGAGCTGGCCCGAGCACAGGGCATCGAGGATGACGACACCGTCGACGTCGTGCTCGTCACGGGCCCGCTGGACGAGCTGGGCCGTGCCCGGCTGCAGCACGGCACGGCGGCCCGGGCGGGCGCCCGCGGCGCCGAGGACGGCACGCCGGCCTACGGTGCCGACGAGCTCACGGCGCTGCGCGCGCTGGCGCTCGCCGCGCGCGCTCAGTGA
- a CDS encoding helix-turn-helix domain-containing protein — MPSVTLTKAEAALALGMSVRSLDKYVMPEVRVIRRGSMVLIPVRELERWAEASAESTL; from the coding sequence GTGCCGTCGGTGACCCTCACCAAGGCCGAGGCGGCCCTGGCGCTCGGCATGAGCGTGCGCTCGCTGGACAAGTACGTCATGCCCGAGGTCCGCGTCATCCGGCGAGGCAGCATGGTGCTCATCCCGGTCCGCGAGCTCGAGCGCTGGGCCGAGGCCTCCGCCGAGTCCACCCTCTAG
- a CDS encoding MerR family transcriptional regulator has protein sequence MYAEQRLSVRETARRLGVHENTVRNWEERGLIRAVKLPGSGYRRFDLAEVERLRNEMLHDLAPAVEGPVIRPRGRKQIVHGDEQ, from the coding sequence ATGTATGCAGAGCAGCGTTTGAGTGTGCGCGAGACGGCTCGCCGCCTAGGCGTACACGAGAACACGGTCCGGAACTGGGAGGAGCGTGGGCTAATTCGAGCCGTCAAACTGCCCGGCTCCGGATATCGCCGGTTCGACCTTGCCGAGGTCGAGCGGCTGCGCAATGAGATGCTGCACGACCTCGCGCCAGCCGTTGAGGGCCCCGTGATCCGGCCGCGGGGTCGCAAGCAGATCGTGCACGGGGATGAGCAATAG
- a CDS encoding PRC-barrel domain-containing protein, which yields MSTPPAAASPIVAESIIDWKGQDVVDAADEKLGKLAEVLYDVETDVPAFIAVKSGVIGKHLTLVPLAGASVAPGHVRVAWSKADVKDAPSYDTDAELTLEDEAEAFRFYGLAHTPAGQGARRLARR from the coding sequence ATGAGCACGCCGCCCGCCGCCGCCTCGCCGATCGTCGCCGAGAGCATCATCGACTGGAAGGGCCAGGACGTCGTCGACGCCGCCGACGAGAAGCTCGGCAAGCTGGCGGAGGTCCTCTACGACGTCGAGACCGACGTGCCGGCGTTCATCGCGGTCAAGAGCGGCGTCATCGGCAAGCACCTGACGCTCGTGCCGCTGGCCGGCGCCTCCGTCGCGCCGGGCCACGTCCGCGTCGCCTGGAGCAAGGCCGACGTCAAGGACGCGCCGAGCTACGACACCGACGCCGAGCTGACGCTCGAGGACGAGGCCGAGGCGTTCCGCTTCTACGGCCTGGCCCACACGCCCGCCGGCCAGGGCGCCCGCCGGCTGGCCAGGCGTTAG
- a CDS encoding YihY/virulence factor BrkB family protein — translation MDPLAPIKAFDRLQRRHRGLAIPVAVIKKFGDDQGGNLAALIAYYGFFSLFPLLMVFVAGLGFVLDGDPGAQQAVLDSALKEIPIIGDQLRAGSLTGNGLALGVGLVGALLSGLGVTLAAQTAFNRVHGVPHRERPNFLTSRLRGLGLLASLGTLQLVSTVASGLVSGGFGGAALLVAGVVVSLVLNGVLFTVAFRLLTDSSVPTRQLRPGILSATVLWTILQAVGGAYIGHVVKGAGSTYGTFATVIGLLTWLFLGARVVVYSAEVNSVLANRLWPRGLFDPPEPADDEALTILAEMETHRDDQDVSVSFRDRTAPSPGGSDGPA, via the coding sequence ATGGACCCACTCGCCCCCATCAAGGCCTTCGACCGCCTCCAGCGCCGCCACCGCGGCCTGGCGATCCCTGTCGCGGTCATCAAGAAGTTCGGCGACGACCAGGGCGGCAACCTCGCCGCGCTCATCGCCTACTACGGGTTCTTCTCGCTCTTCCCGCTGCTGATGGTCTTCGTCGCGGGCCTCGGCTTCGTCCTGGACGGCGACCCGGGCGCCCAGCAGGCCGTGCTCGACTCGGCGCTCAAGGAGATCCCGATCATCGGCGACCAGCTGCGGGCCGGCTCGCTGACCGGCAACGGGCTGGCGCTCGGCGTCGGGCTGGTCGGCGCCCTGCTCTCGGGCCTGGGCGTGACGCTCGCCGCGCAGACCGCGTTCAACCGCGTCCACGGCGTCCCGCACCGCGAGCGCCCCAACTTCCTGACGTCGCGCCTGCGCGGACTCGGGCTGCTCGCCTCGCTGGGCACGCTGCAGCTCGTCTCGACCGTCGCCTCGGGCCTGGTGTCCGGTGGCTTCGGCGGCGCCGCGCTGCTCGTCGCCGGCGTCGTGGTGTCGCTGGTGCTCAACGGCGTGCTGTTCACCGTGGCCTTCCGGCTGCTGACCGACAGCAGCGTCCCCACCCGCCAGCTGCGGCCGGGGATCCTCTCGGCCACCGTCCTGTGGACGATCCTGCAGGCCGTCGGCGGCGCCTACATCGGCCACGTCGTCAAGGGCGCGGGGTCGACGTACGGCACGTTCGCCACGGTCATCGGGCTGCTGACCTGGCTGTTCCTCGGCGCGCGCGTCGTCGTCTACTCCGCCGAGGTCAACAGCGTCCTGGCCAACCGCCTGTGGCCGCGTGGGCTGTTCGACCCGCCCGAGCCGGCCGACGACGAGGCCCTGACGATCCTGGCCGAGATGGAGACCCACCGCGACGACCAGGACGTCTCCGTGTCGTTCCGCGACCGCACCGCGCCGTCGCCCGGCGGCTCCGACGGCCCGGCCTGA
- a CDS encoding cupin domain-containing protein encodes MTMPNIYEPQFDVTQDAPPYHWQRARLGRQAGSKELGASLFDVPPGAEMFPNHAHMANEELMLVIDGEPTLRTPEGERRLARGEVVAFLAGPAGTHHVRNDTDALVRVVVLSTMKAPEINLFPDSDELWVRDYVPGTDPPADAVEIRVPMTPPGA; translated from the coding sequence ATGACGATGCCCAACATCTACGAGCCGCAGTTCGACGTCACCCAGGACGCGCCGCCCTACCACTGGCAGCGCGCGCGGCTGGGCCGGCAGGCCGGCTCCAAGGAGCTCGGCGCCTCGCTGTTCGACGTGCCGCCCGGCGCCGAGATGTTCCCCAACCACGCCCACATGGCCAACGAGGAGCTCATGCTCGTCATCGATGGCGAGCCGACCCTGCGCACCCCTGAGGGCGAGCGCCGCCTCGCGCGCGGGGAGGTCGTGGCGTTCCTCGCCGGGCCGGCCGGCACCCACCACGTGCGCAACGACACCGATGCGCTCGTGCGCGTCGTCGTGCTCAGCACGATGAAGGCGCCGGAGATCAACCTGTTCCCCGACAGCGACGAGCTCTGGGTGCGCGACTACGTCCCCGGCACCGACCCGCCCGCGGACGCCGTGGAGATCCGCGTGCCCATGACGCCCCCGGGCGCCTGA